One genomic window of Methanosarcina acetivorans C2A includes the following:
- the dnaK gene encoding molecular chaperone DnaK: protein MAKILGIDLGTTNSCMAVMEGGDAVVLPNAEGSRTTPSVVGFSKKGEKLVGQVAKRQAISNPENTVYSIKRHMGEANYKVTLNGKTYTPQEISAMILQKLKTEAEAYLGETIKQAVITVPAYFNDAQRQATKDAGSIAGLEVLRIINEPTAASLAYGLDKGDVDQKILVYDLGGGTFDVSILELGGGVFEVKSTSGDTHLGGDDFDQRVIDHLLAEFKKTEGIDLSKDKAILQRLKDAAEKAKIELSGVTVTNINLPFLTVGPDGEPKHMDIDLTRAQFQKMTEDLLEKTLVSMRRALSDSKLTPNDLDKVILVGGATRMPAVVELVENFTGKKPYKNINPDEAVAIGAAIQAGVLGGEVKDVLLLDVTPLTLGIETLGGIATPLIQRNTTIPTKKSQIFSTAADNQPSVEIHVLQGERGIASENKTLGRFTLDGIPPAPRGIPQIEVAFDIDANGILHVNAKDLGTGKEQSISIQKPGGLSDAEIERMVKDAELHAEEDKKRKEEVETRNNAEALINAAEKTIKEAGDVATEDQKSKVNAAIEDLKKALEGKDTEEVKAKTEALQEAVYPISTAMYQKAQQEAQQASGEAGSADARGPDETVVDADYEVVDDEKRK, encoded by the coding sequence ATGGCAAAGATACTGGGTATAGATCTTGGTACTACTAATTCGTGTATGGCAGTGATGGAAGGCGGGGACGCTGTCGTGCTCCCGAATGCCGAAGGAAGCAGAACGACTCCTTCAGTTGTTGGATTCTCCAAGAAAGGGGAGAAACTTGTGGGCCAGGTCGCAAAGCGGCAGGCAATTTCAAACCCTGAGAACACTGTTTATTCCATTAAAAGGCACATGGGAGAAGCCAATTACAAAGTCACTCTTAACGGAAAAACATACACCCCGCAGGAAATTTCTGCGATGATCCTCCAAAAGCTCAAAACGGAAGCAGAGGCTTATCTCGGAGAGACAATAAAACAAGCTGTTATTACAGTTCCTGCTTATTTCAACGATGCGCAGAGGCAGGCTACAAAGGATGCAGGTTCGATTGCAGGACTTGAAGTCCTGAGAATCATAAATGAACCCACAGCCGCATCCCTGGCTTACGGGCTTGACAAAGGAGATGTGGACCAGAAGATCCTTGTCTACGATCTCGGTGGCGGGACCTTTGACGTATCCATCCTTGAGCTCGGGGGCGGGGTCTTTGAGGTAAAGTCTACAAGTGGAGACACTCACCTTGGCGGAGATGACTTCGACCAGCGCGTTATCGATCACCTGCTCGCAGAATTTAAGAAAACCGAAGGAATTGACCTTTCCAAAGATAAAGCTATCCTCCAGCGCCTGAAAGACGCTGCTGAAAAAGCAAAGATCGAGCTTTCTGGGGTCACCGTAACTAACATCAATCTCCCCTTCCTTACAGTCGGACCTGACGGGGAACCAAAACACATGGACATAGACCTGACCAGAGCCCAGTTCCAGAAGATGACTGAGGATCTCCTGGAAAAGACCCTCGTATCCATGCGCCGCGCCCTCAGCGATTCAAAGCTTACGCCAAATGACCTTGACAAAGTGATCCTTGTAGGAGGCGCGACAAGGATGCCTGCCGTGGTCGAACTTGTGGAGAACTTTACAGGCAAGAAGCCCTACAAGAACATCAACCCTGATGAGGCAGTTGCAATCGGTGCAGCCATTCAGGCAGGAGTGCTGGGCGGAGAAGTAAAAGATGTCCTTCTGCTCGACGTTACCCCCCTTACCCTGGGTATCGAAACCCTTGGAGGCATTGCAACCCCGCTTATCCAGAGGAACACCACCATTCCGACCAAAAAGAGCCAGATCTTCTCAACCGCTGCTGACAACCAGCCCTCGGTCGAGATCCATGTCCTGCAGGGAGAGCGCGGAATTGCTTCTGAAAACAAAACTCTTGGCAGGTTCACCCTTGACGGTATACCCCCGGCTCCGAGAGGCATTCCTCAGATCGAGGTTGCCTTTGACATTGATGCAAACGGGATTCTGCACGTGAATGCAAAGGACCTGGGCACAGGAAAGGAACAGTCCATTTCCATCCAGAAACCAGGCGGACTTTCCGATGCAGAAATCGAGCGCATGGTTAAGGACGCGGAACTCCACGCCGAAGAAGACAAGAAGCGCAAGGAAGAAGTCGAAACCAGAAACAACGCCGAAGCCCTGATCAATGCCGCAGAAAAGACTATCAAGGAAGCCGGCGATGTAGCTACCGAAGACCAGAAGTCAAAAGTCAATGCTGCAATCGAAGACCTGAAGAAAGCCCTTGAAGGCAAGGACACCGAAGAAGTCAAGGCAAAGACAGAAGCTCTTCAGGAAGCCGTATACCCGATTTCGACGGCCATGTACCAGAAAGCCCAGCAGGAGGCTCAACAGGCTTCAGGTGAAGCGGGCAGCGCTGATGCAAGGGGTCCTGATGAGACCGTCGTTGACGCCGACTACGAAGTAGTTGACGACGAAAAGCGTAAGTAA
- the dnaJ gene encoding molecular chaperone DnaJ, whose protein sequence is MATKRDYYEILGLPKDASVEDIKKTYRKLALQYHPDRNKDPGAEDKFKEISEAYAVLSDTEKRAQYDRFGHAGIDNQYSAEDIFRGADFGGFGDIFEMFFGGGRRGGPMGPRRGSDLQYDLYITFEEAAFGVRKDIDIPRTERCSTCSGTGAKPGTSPKRCPTCGGTGQVRTTRSTLGMQFISTTTCSTCHGRGQIIESPCPVCGGAGRVRNKRTITVNVPAGADSGMSLRLSGEGDSGEPGAPSGDLYIIIHVMEHRHFKRVDYDVISELSITFTQAALGADVMVDTLYGKVKMNIPAGTQTHSVFRLRDKGIQRLHGHGKGDQLVRVIIKTPTKLNQEQKELLRQFENLSKGKKPQEEEKSKAEKHKKGIFEKVKDAFES, encoded by the coding sequence ATGGCTACCAAACGTGATTATTACGAAATTCTCGGACTACCTAAAGATGCCTCAGTCGAAGATATAAAGAAAACCTACCGGAAACTTGCACTGCAGTACCATCCTGACAGAAACAAGGATCCCGGAGCTGAGGACAAATTCAAGGAAATATCCGAGGCTTACGCCGTTCTTTCAGACACGGAAAAACGGGCTCAGTACGACCGCTTCGGGCATGCCGGAATAGATAATCAATACAGTGCAGAGGACATCTTCAGAGGCGCGGACTTTGGCGGGTTCGGAGACATTTTTGAAATGTTTTTCGGAGGCGGCAGAAGAGGTGGGCCCATGGGTCCGAGGAGAGGTTCGGACCTCCAGTATGACCTCTATATAACCTTCGAGGAAGCTGCTTTCGGTGTCCGTAAGGATATAGATATCCCAAGGACAGAAAGGTGTTCCACCTGTTCAGGCACAGGAGCAAAACCGGGAACAAGCCCGAAGCGCTGCCCGACCTGCGGCGGTACAGGACAGGTCCGCACCACCCGTTCAACTTTGGGGATGCAGTTCATAAGCACCACCACCTGTAGTACCTGTCACGGCAGAGGCCAGATAATTGAGTCCCCATGTCCTGTTTGCGGCGGGGCGGGCAGAGTCCGGAATAAGAGAACAATAACAGTTAACGTACCTGCAGGAGCTGACTCAGGCATGAGCCTCAGGCTCAGCGGAGAAGGTGATTCAGGAGAGCCGGGGGCACCCTCAGGAGACCTTTATATTATCATCCACGTGATGGAACACAGGCATTTCAAGCGGGTCGATTACGATGTAATCTCCGAACTGTCAATAACCTTCACCCAGGCCGCACTCGGAGCCGATGTTATGGTTGATACCCTTTACGGCAAGGTCAAAATGAACATCCCGGCAGGGACTCAGACCCATTCCGTTTTCAGGCTCAGGGACAAAGGCATACAGCGCCTCCATGGACACGGCAAAGGGGACCAGCTCGTAAGAGTGATAATTAAGACTCCTACAAAGCTCAATCAGGAACAGAAAGAGCTGCTCCGCCAGTTTGAGAATCTGAGCAAAGGAAAGAAGCCCCAAGAGGAGGAAAAAAGTAAAGCCGAAAAGCATAAAAAAGGGATTTTTGAAAAAGTAAAAGATGCCTTTGAAAGTTGA
- the trkA gene encoding Trk system potassium transporter TrkA, with amino-acid sequence MKAVIIGAGEVGYHIAKALSSKNDVVIIEKDEEAAKRADELDVLVVEGNGANADILSKFLHNADLLVAVTGVDEVNIVTCMTTKLITRNKLSWKDTKTIARVSNPDYIDSPLTSRAQVGVDLMICPELALASEVADVLSSPSAIDAEMFAEGKVKMTEFAINPGSRLVGKQMQDLRLADCCIVSAVFREDQIIIPHGDDLIKANDHMVVVGKPEAIENLENVFGNEVPHRNRILLIGCGTVGFYLAKLIDREENADLRIIEYRRGRCIEVAEMLENALVLNGDGTDVNLLKEENIEDMDVVVAVTDSDEKNLLCALLAKQLGAKKVIARADRSDYLPLFEMVGIDMAVSPREATVNEVLKLTMGKGIQTLTTIEGEKAEIIEYTASERSKIVGKPLNKVKFPKGALINMVVRGKETIIPRGGFTINNGDRVVIFSMASAVSEVEKFFK; translated from the coding sequence ATGAAGGCTGTAATTATTGGTGCAGGGGAAGTAGGCTATCATATTGCAAAAGCCCTCTCCTCTAAAAATGATGTGGTAATTATAGAAAAAGACGAGGAAGCAGCAAAAAGAGCAGATGAACTTGACGTGCTCGTGGTAGAAGGAAACGGCGCGAACGCAGACATTCTTTCAAAATTTCTGCATAATGCCGATCTGCTTGTAGCTGTTACGGGGGTTGATGAGGTCAACATTGTTACCTGCATGACCACCAAACTCATTACAAGAAACAAACTCAGCTGGAAGGATACAAAGACCATAGCGAGGGTTAGCAATCCTGACTATATAGATTCCCCTCTTACGTCAAGAGCTCAGGTTGGCGTCGACCTTATGATCTGCCCTGAACTTGCACTCGCATCGGAAGTTGCTGACGTGCTCTCCAGTCCCTCTGCCATAGATGCGGAAATGTTTGCCGAGGGAAAAGTAAAGATGACCGAGTTTGCAATAAACCCGGGAAGCAGACTCGTAGGAAAGCAGATGCAGGACCTTCGGCTTGCAGACTGTTGCATTGTCAGTGCGGTTTTCCGTGAAGACCAGATCATAATTCCCCACGGAGACGATTTAATCAAGGCAAACGACCACATGGTAGTTGTGGGCAAGCCCGAAGCTATAGAAAACCTTGAGAACGTTTTCGGGAATGAAGTGCCCCACCGAAACAGAATTCTCCTTATTGGCTGCGGAACTGTGGGCTTCTATCTGGCAAAACTGATTGACAGGGAAGAAAACGCTGATTTGAGGATTATTGAATACAGGAGGGGCCGCTGCATAGAAGTTGCCGAGATGCTGGAAAATGCCCTTGTGCTCAACGGGGATGGCACTGATGTCAACCTTCTAAAGGAAGAAAATATTGAGGACATGGACGTTGTTGTTGCGGTTACGGACAGCGACGAAAAGAACCTGCTCTGCGCCCTGCTTGCAAAGCAGCTTGGAGCAAAAAAGGTAATTGCCAGGGCTGACCGCTCGGACTACCTGCCTCTTTTCGAAATGGTAGGAATCGACATGGCCGTAAGCCCCAGGGAAGCAACCGTAAACGAGGTCCTCAAACTTACCATGGGCAAAGGCATACAGACGCTCACAACTATCGAAGGCGAAAAAGCTGAAATCATAGAATATACGGCTTCCGAGAGGTCAAAAATTGTCGGCAAACCCTTAAACAAGGTAAAGTTCCCCAAAGGAGCTCTTATCAATATGGTAGTACGCGGAAAAGAGACTATAATTCCAAGGGGGGGTTTCACTATCAACAACGGAGACCGTGTAGTTATTTTCTCGATGGCTTCTGCGGTTTCCGAAGTGGAAAAATTCTTCAAATAA
- a CDS encoding TrkH family potassium uptake protein: MNDKAIFNALGKILVLLAFTMLVPLFVALYYREPLEPFLVSTLVTFLAGLILARINENADWQQKEALAIVALSWLAAAIFGAIPFLFEGISFLDAVFETMSGFTSTGSTILVNIESYSRSLLFWRSFTQWLGGMGIIVLFIAILPKLGVAGRQLFRAEAPGPTEDKLKPRIKDTAKILWALYVLISALEVLALMLAGISLYDSLTHTFACMACGGFSSYGAGIEAFGSPLIEFILTFFMFAAGANFALYYRAVRIDKNLLFRDEEFRAYASFLLGFTGLLTLVLYKDMGLSLFNSIRYASFQITSVMTATGFASVDFNRWKDSAKVLVLAVMFIGGCAGSTGGGMKVVRFLLMLKYARRELFKFIHPKVVRPIRFNGRAVSDDVLQSILSFVVIYISVFVFSSMLLTLLGVELISSITASITTLGNIGPGFNLFGPMENFESLLPLGKIILITNMWIGRLELYTVLVLFTSDFWHS, encoded by the coding sequence ATGAATGATAAAGCTATTTTTAACGCCCTGGGGAAAATTCTGGTGCTTCTGGCTTTTACCATGCTTGTTCCCCTTTTTGTGGCTCTTTACTACAGGGAACCCCTGGAGCCATTTCTGGTCTCTACTTTAGTAACATTTCTTGCAGGCCTGATCCTGGCGCGTATAAATGAGAATGCCGACTGGCAGCAGAAGGAAGCGCTTGCCATTGTGGCTCTGAGCTGGCTTGCAGCAGCAATTTTCGGGGCGATCCCCTTCCTTTTCGAGGGGATTTCCTTTCTTGATGCGGTCTTTGAAACGATGTCGGGTTTTACTTCCACAGGGTCAACAATTCTTGTCAATATCGAGAGTTATTCAAGGAGTCTTCTTTTCTGGCGGTCTTTTACGCAGTGGCTCGGAGGCATGGGAATTATCGTACTCTTCATTGCTATCCTGCCAAAACTGGGAGTTGCCGGACGCCAGCTTTTCCGGGCTGAAGCCCCGGGCCCTACTGAAGATAAGCTAAAACCGAGAATAAAAGATACGGCAAAGATCCTGTGGGCCCTTTATGTCCTTATATCTGCTCTTGAAGTTCTGGCCCTGATGCTGGCAGGGATTTCCCTTTACGATTCCCTCACCCATACCTTTGCCTGTATGGCCTGCGGCGGATTTTCCTCTTACGGAGCAGGGATCGAAGCTTTTGGAAGCCCCCTAATCGAGTTTATCCTTACCTTTTTCATGTTTGCAGCCGGGGCGAACTTTGCCCTCTATTACCGGGCAGTCCGCATTGATAAGAACCTCCTGTTCAGGGATGAGGAATTCAGAGCCTATGCATCCTTTCTTCTGGGTTTTACAGGCTTGCTTACCCTTGTCCTGTACAAAGACATGGGACTTTCCCTTTTCAATTCCATCCGCTACGCCTCGTTCCAGATAACATCGGTTATGACAGCCACGGGCTTTGCCTCGGTCGACTTTAATCGGTGGAAAGACTCCGCAAAGGTCCTGGTTCTTGCAGTCATGTTCATAGGAGGCTGTGCGGGTTCCACGGGAGGAGGAATGAAGGTTGTGCGTTTTCTGCTGATGTTGAAATACGCAAGAAGAGAACTCTTTAAATTTATTCATCCAAAAGTTGTGAGACCTATCCGCTTCAACGGAAGAGCAGTTTCTGATGACGTTTTGCAGTCGATACTTTCTTTTGTTGTGATCTACATCTCCGTCTTTGTTTTCAGCTCAATGCTTCTGACCCTGCTCGGGGTCGAGCTCATCAGCTCGATTACAGCTTCGATAACAACCCTCGGAAACATCGGGCCGGGTTTTAATCTTTTTGGCCCTATGGAAAACTTTGAGTCTCTTCTTCCGCTGGGTAAAATTATTCTTATCACTAATATGTGGATTGGCAGGCTGGAATTATACACCGTACTGGTACTCTTCACAAGTGACTTCTGGCACTCCTGA
- the trkA gene encoding Trk system potassium transporter TrkA: MKAVVIGAGEVGYHIAKFLSLTHDVIVIENNEDALRRADELDVQVVEGNGANADILASVLPDVDILVAVTGVDEVNIVACMTAKLIIRSHPGWKETKTIARVSNPDYIDVPVTSRAQVGVDIMICPELALASEVAEVLSNPSAIDAEMFAGGKVQMMEFAIRPDNRYVGKHMQDLRLDDCCIVSAIFREKEIIIPRGDDLIKANDRMVVVGKPRAMENLESVFGDKESHRNRILLIGCGIVGFYLAKIIDKDENADLKVIEYRKSRCIEVAEMLENALILNGDGTDVSLLKEENIEDMDVVVAVTDSDEKNLLCSLLAKQMGAKKVIARADRSDYVPLFEMVGIDIAVSPRAATVNEVLKLTMGKGIETLATLEGEKAEIIEYTASRQSKIVGKTLSKVKFPKGAIITMVVHKDEVVIPRGDSIIWEGDRVIVFALSSAVPYVEKLFK; encoded by the coding sequence ATGAAAGCAGTGGTTATCGGCGCAGGTGAAGTGGGATATCATATCGCAAAATTTCTTTCCCTCACGCATGATGTTATTGTTATCGAAAACAATGAGGACGCCCTGAGGCGGGCGGATGAACTGGATGTTCAGGTCGTGGAAGGGAACGGAGCAAATGCTGATATTCTTGCCAGCGTCCTTCCGGATGTGGATATTCTCGTTGCGGTCACCGGCGTTGATGAAGTTAATATTGTTGCCTGCATGACCGCAAAGCTGATCATACGATCCCATCCCGGCTGGAAGGAAACGAAGACTATTGCCAGAGTTAGCAACCCTGACTATATCGATGTGCCTGTCACTTCCAGAGCTCAGGTGGGTGTGGACATCATGATCTGCCCCGAACTTGCGCTTGCCTCGGAGGTCGCCGAGGTGCTTTCAAACCCTTCTGCAATAGATGCGGAAATGTTTGCAGGGGGCAAAGTTCAGATGATGGAATTTGCCATCCGCCCTGACAACAGGTACGTAGGAAAACATATGCAGGACCTCAGACTTGACGACTGCTGCATTGTCAGTGCTATTTTCAGGGAAAAAGAAATAATCATTCCCCGTGGAGACGATTTAATCAAGGCAAATGACCGCATGGTAGTTGTGGGCAAGCCCAGGGCCATGGAAAACCTTGAGAGCGTCTTCGGGGACAAAGAGTCTCACAGAAACAGAATTCTTCTTATCGGCTGCGGAATTGTGGGCTTCTACCTTGCAAAAATTATCGATAAGGATGAAAACGCGGATCTCAAGGTCATTGAGTACCGTAAAAGTCGCTGCATAGAAGTTGCCGAGATGCTGGAAAACGCCCTTATCCTCAACGGGGATGGGACTGATGTCAGCCTTTTAAAGGAAGAAAATATTGAGGATATGGACGTTGTCGTTGCGGTTACGGACAGTGACGAAAAAAACCTGCTCTGTTCCCTGCTTGCAAAGCAAATGGGCGCCAAAAAAGTGATTGCAAGAGCTGACCGCTCGGATTATGTGCCTCTTTTCGAAATGGTTGGAATCGACATTGCAGTAAGCCCGAGAGCAGCAACCGTAAATGAGGTCCTCAAGCTCACTATGGGTAAAGGTATAGAAACCCTTGCAACGCTTGAGGGCGAAAAAGCCGAAATTATTGAGTATACCGCATCCAGGCAGTCAAAAATCGTGGGAAAAACACTCAGCAAGGTCAAGTTTCCCAAAGGGGCAATTATCACCATGGTGGTTCATAAGGATGAAGTCGTTATTCCCAGAGGTGATTCCATAATATGGGAAGGGGACAGAGTGATCGTTTTTGCCCTTTCTTCCGCAGTTCCTTATGTTGAGAAGCTGTTTAAGTAA